From a region of the Terriglobia bacterium genome:
- the yacG gene encoding DNA gyrase inhibitor YacG has protein sequence MPRRRVRSLRCPTCRKLVLRKDPEFPFCCERCRLIDLGKWASGAYVISRPITDPEAIGDAEIRQAQFEQDRSRTEGHSKETHERRRS, from the coding sequence ATGCCAAGAAGGCGAGTACGCAGCCTGCGTTGCCCGACCTGCCGCAAGCTGGTCCTGCGGAAGGATCCGGAGTTCCCTTTCTGCTGCGAGCGCTGCCGGCTGATCGATCTGGGCAAGTGGGCGAGCGGGGCGTACGTGATCTCGCGCCCCATCACCGATCCGGAGGCGATCGGCGACGCCGAGATCCGGCAAGCCCAATTCGAGCAGGATCGCAGCCGAACCGAAGGTCATTCCAAGGAGACCCATGAGCGACGCCGCTCCTGA
- a CDS encoding phosphatidylglycerophosphatase A: protein MSDAAPEAAPKRTHWAWVVGTFFGIGHLRPGPGTWASAATMVLWYFAARQIPQGFQIPAALAAAIAVTAVGIPAATVVERESGRHDPSFVVIDEVAGQMLALVAAPLRWKSLIAGFILFRVFDIVKPPPVRRLERLPGGVGIMLDDVGAGLYALIVVQVLLRLGLL from the coding sequence ATGAGCGACGCCGCTCCTGAAGCCGCGCCCAAGCGCACGCACTGGGCGTGGGTGGTGGGGACGTTCTTCGGCATCGGCCACCTTCGCCCCGGCCCGGGCACGTGGGCTTCGGCGGCGACCATGGTCCTGTGGTATTTCGCCGCCCGGCAGATCCCCCAGGGATTTCAAATCCCTGCGGCGTTGGCGGCCGCGATCGCTGTGACCGCCGTCGGGATCCCCGCCGCCACCGTGGTGGAGCGCGAAAGCGGGCGCCATGATCCTTCGTTCGTCGTCATCGACGAGGTTGCCGGCCAGATGCTCGCGCTGGTGGCGGCGCCGCTCCGTTGGAAATCTCTGATTGCGGGCTTTATACTTTTCCGTGTCTTCGACATTGTGAAGCCACCGCCGGTGCGCCGCCTGGAACGATTGCCGGGAGGCGTCGGCATCATGCTCGACGATGTCGGAGCCGGGCTTTACGCTCTCATCGTGGTCCAGGTGCTGTTGCGACTGGGCCTGCTTTAA
- the rimO gene encoding 30S ribosomal protein S12 methylthiotransferase RimO: MPENTLTVEAPAQSSAAVSPRKKIGFVSLGCPKNLVDSEVMMGLLASAGAEITPRAEEADVIVVNTCSFIETAKQESVDAILEMAQHKLSGRAQKLIVAGCLVERYRNEIQKNIPEVDAVVGTGGLEQILDAAGIARVGQPPSAVFQGPFMILQSRSEGDAREQAGRFSRESWDGAIADLPNYLYDENTPRMLATPKHSAYIKIAEGCDHPCSFCIIPQLRGKFRSRRFESVVAEAERLVRDGVREITLIGQDTTCYGEDFELKDGLALLLAKLAGIEGLRWIRFLYAYPNKITGRLLETIAAHETICSYIDVPLQHASPGVLKRMKRGAGADIFLRSIDKMRRTIPSLTLRTSFIVGFPGETKRDFEQLCDFVREAQFDWLGVFGYSDEDGATAHGLDKKVARAEIERRRRKLMSIQKQISRRKKRGLVGREFELLLEGPSSETELLWEGRTEMHAPEIDGTVFVSDPGDNELVAGRFYRCEITEAHDYDLVARLL, from the coding sequence ATGCCTGAAAACACCCTGACAGTGGAGGCGCCCGCGCAGTCCAGCGCGGCCGTGTCGCCCAGGAAGAAGATTGGCTTCGTGAGCCTGGGCTGCCCCAAGAACCTGGTGGACAGCGAGGTCATGATGGGCCTGCTGGCGTCTGCGGGGGCGGAGATCACGCCGCGCGCAGAGGAAGCCGACGTCATCGTGGTCAACACCTGCTCCTTCATCGAGACGGCCAAGCAGGAGTCGGTGGACGCCATCCTGGAGATGGCACAGCACAAGCTCTCGGGCCGGGCGCAGAAGCTGATCGTGGCCGGATGCCTGGTCGAGCGCTATCGCAACGAGATCCAGAAGAACATCCCGGAAGTGGACGCGGTCGTCGGTACGGGAGGGCTGGAGCAGATCCTGGATGCGGCGGGCATTGCCCGTGTGGGACAGCCGCCCTCGGCTGTCTTCCAGGGCCCGTTCATGATCTTGCAGTCGCGCTCGGAAGGAGACGCTCGCGAGCAAGCTGGCCGTTTCTCGCGGGAGTCGTGGGACGGGGCCATCGCCGACCTGCCCAACTACCTCTACGACGAGAACACGCCGCGCATGCTGGCCACGCCGAAGCATTCGGCGTACATCAAGATCGCCGAGGGGTGCGATCATCCCTGCTCGTTCTGCATCATTCCGCAACTGCGCGGCAAGTTCCGCTCGCGGCGCTTCGAGTCGGTGGTCGCCGAGGCCGAACGCCTGGTGCGCGACGGGGTGCGCGAGATCACGCTCATCGGCCAGGACACCACCTGCTACGGCGAAGATTTCGAGCTGAAGGACGGCCTGGCGCTGCTGCTGGCTAAGCTGGCGGGGATCGAAGGACTGCGCTGGATCCGCTTCCTGTACGCCTATCCGAACAAGATCACGGGGCGGCTGCTGGAGACCATCGCCGCACACGAAACGATCTGCTCCTACATCGACGTGCCCTTGCAGCACGCCTCGCCAGGGGTGCTGAAGCGCATGAAGCGGGGAGCGGGCGCCGACATCTTCCTGCGCTCCATCGACAAGATGCGGCGGACAATCCCCAGCCTGACGCTGCGCACGTCGTTCATCGTCGGTTTTCCGGGCGAGACGAAGCGCGACTTCGAGCAACTGTGCGATTTCGTGCGCGAGGCGCAGTTCGACTGGCTCGGCGTTTTCGGCTACTCCGACGAGGATGGCGCAACGGCCCACGGTCTCGACAAGAAGGTGGCGCGCGCGGAGATCGAGCGGCGGCGGCGCAAGTTGATGTCCATCCAGAAGCAGATCAGCCGCAGAAAAAAGCGCGGGCTGGTCGGGCGCGAGTTCGAGCTGCTGCTGGAAGGGCCATCCAGCGAGACCGAGCTGCTCTGGGAAGGGCGCACCGAGATGCACGCACCCGAGATCGACGGCACGGTTTTTGTCAGTGACCCCGGAGATAACGAACTGGTCGCCGGTCGGTTCTATCGTTGCGAGATCACCGAAGCGCACGACTACGACCTGGTCGCGCGCCTGTTGTAG